The Sulfurimonas lithotrophica genome includes a region encoding these proteins:
- the rlmB gene encoding 23S rRNA (guanosine(2251)-2'-O)-methyltransferase RlmB, producing the protein MLIYAKQPVNYIIKNYPQKIKTLYLAREIDKKEYSRLMKIGFEVKRIPAEAAGKMCKNASHQGMLAEVEEYNLHEYKSFLDKKFILVLSSLTDVGNIGAIIRSAYALGVDAVVACGVKKLPLEAIMRTSTGALYDMPFAIETNIHNVLNDFKTSGFTSYGADMGGKDVRDIKPKQKRVLVLGSEGEGLTNRVSSKLDEVVSIKMSHQFDSLNVSVAGAILMDRMRYE; encoded by the coding sequence ATGTTAATTTATGCTAAACAACCGGTTAATTATATAATCAAAAATTATCCCCAAAAAATTAAAACTCTTTATCTTGCACGTGAAATTGATAAAAAAGAATATTCACGTCTTATGAAGATTGGTTTTGAGGTTAAGAGAATACCTGCCGAAGCAGCGGGAAAGATGTGCAAGAATGCATCGCATCAAGGTATGTTGGCTGAAGTTGAAGAGTATAATTTGCATGAGTATAAATCATTTCTGGATAAAAAGTTTATTTTGGTTTTATCTTCGCTTACAGATGTAGGTAATATCGGGGCTATTATAAGAAGTGCATATGCACTTGGCGTAGATGCCGTGGTTGCATGTGGGGTTAAAAAACTTCCGCTTGAAGCAATTATGCGTACAAGTACGGGTGCACTTTACGATATGCCTTTTGCAATAGAGACTAACATACATAACGTACTAAATGATTTTAAAACATCTGGTTTTACATCATACGGAGCGGATATGGGCGGCAAAGACGTAAGAGATATCAAACCAAAACAAAAGAGGGTACTTGTTCTAGGTAGTGAAGGTGAAGGTCTAACTAATAGAGTAAGCTCAAAACTTGATGAGGTAGTAAGTATAAAAATGTCACATCAGTTTGATAGCTTGAACGTAAGCGTAGCAGGAGCAATTTTGATGGATAGGATGAGATATGAGTGA
- a CDS encoding LL-diaminopimelate aminotransferase, with protein MFDEIRFNRVERLPKYVFAEVNDIKMQERRAGKDVIDFSMGNPDGDTPEHIREKLVESAKKTKTHGYSTSKGIPKLLKAISDWYEQRYDCKLDPETECVATMGSKEGYAHLSYAITNPGDVVVVPDPTYPIHEYAFILAGGNVAKFGISFDEDYKIDEDKFFEDLVKVFQETSPKPKYVLVNFPHNPSTATVTPQFYERLVAMAKEMRFYVISDIAYGDITFGGYKTPSIMSVPGAKDVAVESFTLSKSYNMAGWRVGFFVGNKKLIGALQKIKSWLDYGMFTPIQVAATVALNGDQQCVKDIVDKYDHRQDVLIEAFGRAGWHIRKNQASMFSWAKIPECAAHLGSLEFSKRLLTEAGVAVAPGIGFGTYGEGYVRIALIENDNRIRQAARNIKEFLKQFQEEK; from the coding sequence TTGTTTGATGAGATAAGATTCAACAGAGTTGAAAGACTCCCTAAATATGTTTTCGCAGAAGTTAATGACATTAAGATGCAAGAGCGTCGTGCAGGTAAAGATGTTATAGATTTTTCTATGGGTAACCCGGATGGGGATACGCCAGAGCACATAAGAGAGAAACTTGTTGAATCGGCCAAGAAAACAAAAACTCATGGATATTCTACTTCCAAGGGCATACCAAAATTACTTAAAGCTATATCTGACTGGTATGAGCAGAGATATGATTGTAAACTTGATCCTGAAACTGAATGTGTAGCTACTATGGGCTCGAAAGAGGGGTATGCACATTTATCATACGCTATTACAAATCCCGGTGACGTAGTGGTTGTACCCGATCCGACTTATCCTATTCACGAATATGCATTTATATTAGCAGGTGGAAACGTTGCAAAATTTGGAATTAGTTTTGATGAAGATTACAAAATTGATGAAGATAAATTTTTTGAAGATTTAGTAAAAGTTTTTCAAGAAACATCACCAAAACCAAAATATGTACTTGTAAACTTCCCGCATAACCCATCAACGGCAACAGTAACCCCTCAGTTTTACGAGCGTTTGGTTGCTATGGCAAAAGAGATGAGGTTTTATGTAATTAGTGATATCGCATATGGTGATATCACTTTTGGCGGATATAAGACACCTTCTATTATGTCGGTTCCCGGTGCAAAAGATGTGGCTGTAGAGAGTTTTACACTTTCAAAAAGTTACAATATGGCAGGCTGGCGCGTAGGTTTCTTTGTAGGTAATAAAAAATTAATCGGTGCACTTCAAAAGATAAAATCATGGCTTGATTACGGTATGTTTACGCCTATTCAAGTAGCGGCTACGGTAGCATTAAACGGTGACCAGCAGTGTGTAAAAGATATAGTTGACAAGTATGATCACCGTCAAGATGTTTTAATAGAAGCGTTTGGACGTGCAGGGTGGCATATACGTAAAAATCAAGCGAGTATGTTCTCTTGGGCAAAAATACCTGAATGTGCTGCGCATCTAGGTTCATTGGAGTTTTCAAAAAGACTTCTAACCGAAGCGGGTGTAGCGGTAGCTCCGGGAATCGGTTTTGGAACATACGGTGAGGGTTATGTGCGTATAGCGCTGATAGAGAATGACAACCGCATCCGTCAAGCTGCAAGAAATATTAAAGAGTTTTTAAAACAGTTTCAAGAGGAAAAATAA
- a CDS encoding c-type cytochrome, whose protein sequence is MRELKILAVVVFFTLLTYFLVEPYAHSQMHKHVDSEGFTYNDLPALTKKGDATRGQELIINGGCAGCHSIEAAGMPAPMDGVMAAQSYGVNPPDLSNAGAIYEAKFLSDLIKNPAHALKVEHKFDAASGKMHPMVPFYGMGGDIDQEVADMVAYLQSIAVKPEEVTPAMAFEDACGRCHAVGYENWTQLGTKPRFKHEKDSLAFDIKLLEYQDSLKAYMGKLPPDLSMYYRSRNEHFLSTFIENPQNHLAGTAMPRVGVTADAAEKVIEYLADSADTKRHEREAIGKNVMIFMVIFAIFALLWKKQVWRDLH, encoded by the coding sequence ATGAGAGAATTAAAAATATTAGCAGTAGTTGTTTTCTTTACACTTTTAACATATTTTTTAGTTGAGCCGTATGCTCATTCGCAAATGCATAAACATGTAGATAGTGAAGGTTTTACTTACAATGATCTTCCTGCGCTAACTAAAAAAGGTGATGCAACTCGTGGTCAAGAGTTGATTATAAACGGTGGTTGTGCAGGTTGTCACTCTATAGAAGCTGCAGGTATGCCTGCTCCTATGGACGGTGTTATGGCAGCTCAAAGTTATGGTGTGAATCCACCTGATTTATCAAATGCAGGTGCTATATATGAAGCTAAATTTTTGAGTGATTTAATTAAAAACCCTGCTCATGCTCTTAAAGTTGAGCATAAATTTGATGCTGCAAGCGGTAAAATGCACCCAATGGTTCCTTTTTACGGAATGGGTGGTGATATAGATCAAGAAGTTGCTGATATGGTAGCTTACTTACAGTCTATTGCCGTTAAACCAGAAGAAGTAACTCCTGCTATGGCATTTGAAGATGCTTGTGGTAGATGTCACGCTGTTGGTTATGAAAACTGGACTCAACTTGGTACGAAACCTAGGTTTAAACATGAAAAAGATTCTTTAGCGTTTGACATTAAACTTTTGGAATATCAAGATTCTTTAAAAGCTTATATGGGTAAACTGCCACCGGATTTAAGTATGTACTATCGTTCTCGTAATGAACACTTTTTAAGTACGTTTATCGAAAATCCGCAAAATCACTTAGCTGGAACTGCAATGCCTCGTGTAGGTGTTACTGCAGATGCAGCTGAGAAAGTTATAGAGTATTTAGCTGATTCTGCTGATACTAAAAGACATGAAAGAGAAGCTATCGGTAAAAATGTAATGATATTTATGGTAATCTTTGCAATCTTTGCACTTCTTTGGAAAAAACAAGTATGGAGAGATTTACACTAA
- the rsmI gene encoding 16S rRNA (cytidine(1402)-2'-O)-methyltransferase: MLTLVPTPIGNISDISLRAIEALSNAQTLLCEDTRVTKKLIHILKERYNTVFRENQEFISLHSHNEKSFVEKLEKSFFEQNVVYVSDAGMAGVSDPGQLLVRYCIDNDIEYDVLPGANAVLTAFVASGFIETKMLFWGFLPHKGKDRSLSLEGALNSGYTTVLYESPHRLEKLLNELADADSQREIFLAKELTKKYQRYINGNATECLKKLDGNFKGEWVVVIKASEAQNASAISQKDILALDIPKKQQAKLISKITGENTKACYQRLLEV; this comes from the coding sequence TTGTTAACTCTCGTTCCAACTCCGATTGGAAATATAAGTGATATATCACTTCGTGCTATTGAGGCTTTAAGCAATGCCCAAACACTTCTTTGCGAAGATACCCGCGTTACAAAAAAATTAATCCACATTTTAAAAGAGCGTTACAACACCGTTTTTAGAGAAAATCAAGAGTTTATATCTTTGCATTCACATAATGAAAAATCTTTTGTTGAAAAACTTGAAAAATCATTTTTTGAGCAAAATGTTGTTTATGTAAGTGATGCCGGAATGGCTGGAGTGAGTGATCCGGGACAGCTTTTAGTCAGATACTGCATCGATAACGATATAGAGTATGATGTACTTCCCGGTGCAAATGCAGTTTTAACCGCTTTTGTAGCAAGCGGCTTTATTGAGACTAAAATGCTTTTTTGGGGCTTTTTGCCTCACAAAGGAAAAGATAGAAGTCTTTCATTAGAGGGTGCATTAAACAGTGGTTATACAACAGTGCTTTATGAATCTCCGCATCGTTTGGAAAAGCTTTTAAACGAGCTTGCGGATGCAGATAGCCAAAGAGAGATTTTTTTGGCAAAAGAACTCACTAAAAAGTATCAGCGTTATATAAACGGTAATGCAACAGAATGCCTAAAAAAACTTGATGGAAATTTTAAAGGTGAATGGGTAGTAGTTATAAAAGCATCTGAGGCTCAAAATGCAAGTGCTATTAGCCAAAAAGACATTCTTGCCTTAGATATCCCAAAGAAACAACAAGCAAAGCTTATTTCTAAAATTACGGGTGAAAATACCAAAGCTTGTTACCAAAGATTGTTGGAAGTTTAA
- a CDS encoding outer membrane beta-barrel protein: MKNIILTIISLSTLTIHTYAKVPVDENDIYLGAGFAIQSADKLDSGLGLILKGGFPFKNLKDGPGNLGVEAEFTHSIISPSKGSYEVDFSTLGGYATYTYEFTEDFYAKGRAGMVYYSVDKSSYGNDGMEVSVGIGAGYQFSENINFYIDHTVTDELSNFSLGAEYKFKGLR, from the coding sequence ATGAAAAATATTATATTAACAATCATTTCGCTGAGCACATTAACTATACATACATATGCAAAGGTACCTGTAGATGAAAACGACATCTATTTAGGTGCAGGTTTTGCTATTCAATCTGCTGATAAACTTGACAGTGGGTTAGGGCTTATTCTAAAAGGTGGGTTTCCTTTTAAAAATCTAAAAGACGGTCCCGGAAATTTGGGAGTTGAAGCAGAATTCACACATTCAATTATTTCACCTTCTAAAGGTTCATACGAAGTTGACTTTTCAACACTTGGAGGATATGCTACTTATACATACGAATTTACTGAAGATTTTTATGCTAAAGGTAGGGCGGGTATGGTTTATTATTCAGTTGATAAATCATCTTACGGTAATGACGGTATGGAAGTCTCAGTAGGTATAGGTGCAGGGTATCAGTTTAGTGAAAATATAAATTTTTATATAGATCATACTGTTACGGATGAACTTTCAAATTTCTCTTTAGGTGCAGAGTATAAGTTTAAAGGATTAAGATAA
- a CDS encoding RDD family protein — protein sequence MRFRDLKNNNKTKNIQKQTNRKAHYAKTSLRIKAFITDLFMIYAPILYVITYIFMGGKDEFQESNLAPFIGVSLYALIYSLLVGKFGQTPGKKAYDIKIVDAKTGQLLGFWRSLCRFVMFLFSAAILLGLMTQLYRKDNRTLHDLICGSVVIQDTKL from the coding sequence ATGAGATTTAGAGATTTAAAAAACAATAATAAAACAAAAAACATACAAAAACAAACAAATCGAAAAGCTCACTATGCCAAAACAAGTTTAAGGATAAAAGCTTTTATTACTGATTTGTTTATGATTTATGCACCTATTCTTTATGTAATTACATATATTTTTATGGGTGGTAAAGATGAATTTCAAGAATCAAACTTAGCCCCTTTTATAGGTGTTAGTTTATATGCTCTAATATACAGTCTTTTAGTTGGTAAATTCGGTCAAACCCCTGGTAAAAAAGCATACGATATTAAAATAGTAGATGCAAAGACCGGTCAGTTACTTGGCTTTTGGCGTTCTCTTTGCAGATTTGTTATGTTTTTATTCTCAGCCGCTATTTTACTTGGTCTTATGACTCAGCTATATAGAAAAGACAATCGTACTTTACATGATTTGATTTGCGGAAGTGTTGTTATACAAGATACTAAACTCTAG
- a CDS encoding 16S rRNA (uracil(1498)-N(3))-methyltransferase, which translates to MIYIFDENAGNEVLILKGELHKYLVKVRRHKVDDKIAFRNEDDIKKLHTYRVDAIEPKQVTLSLQDSKVFEIKAKKELHIGWCKVDAKSVEKVLPSLSEIGVSKITFIDCKRSQRNIKLDFKRFDRILHASMQQCGSTQKIEFDTSSSLEEFVKQNPDAKVFDFVEKTLDEVKDISTVIIGCEGGFSQDEKEFLKSLEVFRLDTPMVLRSESAVMAVASKVLL; encoded by the coding sequence ATGATATATATCTTTGATGAAAATGCAGGTAATGAAGTTTTAATACTTAAAGGTGAACTACATAAGTATCTTGTAAAAGTACGTCGTCATAAAGTAGATGATAAGATAGCTTTTAGAAATGAAGATGATATTAAAAAACTCCACACATATAGAGTTGATGCTATAGAGCCAAAACAAGTTACTTTATCTTTGCAAGACTCTAAAGTATTTGAAATAAAAGCAAAAAAAGAGTTGCATATAGGTTGGTGTAAAGTAGATGCTAAAAGTGTAGAAAAGGTACTTCCTAGTTTGAGTGAAATCGGTGTAAGTAAAATAACTTTTATAGATTGTAAAAGAAGTCAGCGAAATATAAAGCTTGATTTTAAACGATTTGATAGGATACTTCATGCATCTATGCAACAGTGTGGTTCAACACAAAAAATAGAATTTGATACAAGTTCATCTTTAGAGGAGTTTGTAAAACAAAATCCGGATGCAAAAGTTTTTGATTTTGTCGAGAAGACTTTAGATGAAGTAAAAGATATATCTACTGTTATTATCGGTTGCGAGGGTGGTTTTTCTCAAGATGAGAAAGAGTTCTTAAAATCTTTAGAGGTTTTTAGACTCGATACCCCTATGGTTTTAAGAAGTGAAAGTGCCGTTATGGCAGTCGCTTCAAAAGTATTGTTGTAA
- a CDS encoding 7-carboxy-7-deazaguanine synthase QueE, with protein sequence MLYLVEHFYSIQGEGRYVGTPSLFFRFGGCNMTCKGFGCTEQLEDGSEITGCDTIYAVDKEHFLKNWIPINRVEDLLNVLDIYDLPNAVDVVLTGGEPLIYANDEIFIEFLKALQKKSHRITFETNGSLGVDFEKHPVYKECIFALSVKLSNSEESYRKRVRPDIINSISLNSKDSFFKFSIDAESINAALDEEIEDISSHAPNIGVYCMPVASDKKELEQNSMELIEYCKDRGYNFSDRLHMRIWDKEKGV encoded by the coding sequence TTGCTATACCTTGTAGAACATTTTTACTCTATCCAAGGTGAAGGACGTTACGTAGGTACTCCAAGTTTGTTTTTTCGTTTTGGCGGATGTAATATGACTTGTAAAGGTTTTGGCTGCACGGAACAGCTTGAAGATGGAAGTGAAATAACTGGTTGCGATACCATATATGCAGTCGATAAAGAACATTTTTTAAAAAACTGGATACCGATAAACAGAGTGGAAGACCTTTTAAATGTTTTGGATATATATGATCTTCCAAATGCAGTGGATGTAGTTTTAACCGGTGGGGAACCGCTTATATATGCCAATGATGAGATATTTATAGAGTTTTTAAAGGCTTTACAAAAAAAATCTCACAGGATCACTTTTGAGACAAACGGTTCTCTTGGAGTTGACTTTGAAAAGCATCCTGTATATAAAGAGTGTATATTTGCACTCTCGGTAAAACTCTCAAACTCAGAAGAGAGCTATAGAAAAAGGGTAAGACCTGACATTATAAATTCAATATCACTAAACTCTAAAGACTCTTTTTTTAAGTTTTCTATAGATGCAGAGTCGATAAATGCAGCTTTAGATGAAGAGATAGAAGATATAAGCTCCCATGCTCCCAATATTGGAGTATATTGTATGCCCGTTGCATCGGATAAAAAAGAGTTGGAACAAAACTCCATGGAGTTGATTGAGTATTGCAAAGATAGAGGTTATAATTTTTCAGATAGATTACACATGAGAATTTGGGATAAAGAAAAAGGCGTATAA
- a CDS encoding molybdopterin molybdotransferase MoeA has product MEVTIEQALDFIYKNTIKKATKILPMEQALGFIMAEDISATHNLPPYDNSAMDGYAVKISDASKCVEVTDTIFAGDNSKAVLKNGCGIKIMTGAKIPEGTEAIVPREDTTECGDGVVLPDSLSEGRHIRHCGEDIKKGEILLHKGERLGAHQITLLASQGISHIKVYKQPRVAIFASGSELKMHFESVVDSYQLYNTNAPALKARCEELGCEVDFIGTAKDSLEELQEHLESALNSDLIITSGGVSVGDADYTKEAFGSFGMETYFDKVQIKPGKPTTFGRINKTMVLNLPGNPLAASVNFELFGQSIILAMSGANEKYLNTIDAKMAEEFKLRAGRRTLLPGYFDGSKFTPSKNFAPGMVKPLSEANSYIMISEECSLIKEGDIVKILPIRFAFNSNEQNSLVSP; this is encoded by the coding sequence ATGGAAGTTACAATAGAGCAAGCACTCGATTTTATCTACAAAAACACAATTAAAAAAGCAACAAAAATTTTACCGATGGAGCAGGCACTGGGATTTATCATGGCAGAAGATATAAGTGCAACCCATAACCTGCCACCGTATGATAATTCGGCAATGGACGGGTATGCCGTTAAAATATCGGATGCTTCTAAATGTGTAGAGGTGACAGATACTATATTTGCCGGTGATAATTCAAAAGCTGTTTTAAAAAATGGATGTGGCATAAAAATAATGACGGGTGCAAAAATACCCGAAGGGACTGAAGCTATAGTTCCAAGAGAAGATACTACCGAATGTGGGGACGGTGTAGTCCTTCCAGATAGCCTATCTGAAGGAAGACATATACGTCATTGTGGAGAGGATATAAAAAAAGGTGAAATACTTTTACACAAAGGGGAACGTCTTGGGGCTCATCAAATCACACTTTTAGCATCTCAAGGGATTAGCCATATAAAGGTATATAAACAACCTCGTGTTGCAATATTTGCAAGCGGCAGTGAGCTTAAGATGCACTTTGAGAGTGTAGTAGATTCGTATCAACTGTACAACACAAATGCTCCCGCACTAAAAGCCAGATGTGAAGAGCTTGGTTGTGAAGTTGATTTCATAGGTACTGCAAAAGACTCTCTTGAAGAGTTACAAGAGCATCTTGAGAGTGCGCTAAACAGTGACTTGATTATTACAAGCGGTGGAGTTAGTGTCGGAGATGCAGACTATACAAAAGAGGCGTTTGGTAGTTTTGGCATGGAGACTTACTTTGATAAGGTTCAAATAAAACCCGGAAAACCGACAACTTTTGGTCGTATAAACAAAACTATGGTATTAAATCTTCCCGGAAATCCACTTGCTGCATCTGTAAACTTTGAGCTTTTTGGTCAAAGTATCATTTTAGCAATGAGCGGGGCAAATGAGAAATACCTAAATACTATAGATGCAAAAATGGCAGAGGAGTTTAAACTAAGAGCTGGTCGTCGCACACTGCTTCCCGGTTATTTTGACGGCTCAAAGTTCACACCTAGCAAGAACTTTGCACCCGGTATGGTAAAACCTCTCTCAGAGGCTAACTCTTACATAATGATAAGCGAAGAGTGTAGTTTAATTAAAGAGGGAGATATAGTAAAAATACTTCCTATTAGATTTGCATTTAATTCAAATGAGCAAAACAGTTTAGTAAGTCCTTAG
- the moaA gene encoding GTP 3',8-cyclase MoaA, whose protein sequence is MLIDSYDRVVDYIRISVTERCNFRCNYCMPEKPFSWVPKENLLTFEELFEFVKVCIDEGVKKIRITGGEPLLREGLDTFIKMIYDYAPEIDLAMTTNAFLLKGAAQKLKDAGLKRINVSIDTLKPEVARDIAGKDVLENVLAGVEEALKVGLKVKVNMVPMKTVNAEEIIDVLEYCKARGMSIRFIEYMENQHAKAEIKGLKSPELLALLREKYSFSDDGFDGASPSHYYTMDDGYRFGIIEPYEDDFCKQCNRIRLTAEGNLIPCLYFDEAMSIGEAVKRGDIKGATAVLKEVVRTKPEKNRWGGEDGESSNRAFYETGG, encoded by the coding sequence ATGCTGATTGATTCGTATGATAGAGTAGTTGACTATATACGTATATCCGTAACTGAGAGATGTAATTTTAGATGTAACTACTGTATGCCCGAGAAACCCTTTTCTTGGGTTCCAAAAGAAAACCTACTTACCTTTGAGGAACTTTTTGAGTTTGTAAAAGTTTGTATAGACGAAGGTGTTAAAAAAATCCGTATTACAGGTGGTGAACCACTTCTTCGTGAAGGCTTGGACACTTTTATAAAGATGATATACGATTATGCACCAGAGATTGACTTGGCAATGACTACAAATGCATTTTTACTAAAAGGTGCTGCTCAGAAACTAAAAGATGCAGGGCTCAAACGTATAAATGTAAGCATAGATACTCTAAAGCCTGAAGTTGCTCGTGATATAGCAGGAAAAGATGTTTTAGAGAATGTTTTGGCAGGTGTTGAAGAGGCATTAAAAGTAGGACTTAAAGTAAAAGTAAATATGGTTCCGATGAAAACGGTTAATGCCGAGGAGATTATAGATGTACTTGAATACTGTAAAGCTCGTGGGATGTCTATAAGATTTATTGAATATATGGAAAACCAACATGCAAAAGCTGAGATAAAAGGTCTTAAATCTCCGGAATTATTAGCTTTGTTAAGAGAAAAGTACAGCTTTAGCGATGACGGTTTTGACGGTGCAAGCCCATCACACTATTATACTATGGATGATGGTTACAGATTTGGTATTATTGAGCCTTATGAAGATGATTTTTGTAAACAGTGTAACCGTATTCGTTTAACTGCCGAGGGTAACTTAATACCGTGTTTATATTTTGATGAAGCTATGAGTATAGGTGAGGCTGTAAAACGTGGAGATATAAAAGGTGCTACGGCAGTTTTAAAAGAAGTGGTACGTACTAAACCTGAGAAAAATCGTTGGGGCGGTGAAGACGGTGAGTCATCAAATCGTGCTTTTTATGAGACAGGCGGTTAA
- the rpmE gene encoding 50S ribosomal protein L31, whose product MKKDIHPTLVTCTVTCACGNTFETKSEKDSMRIDICNECHPFFTGSERMVDTAGRIDKFKKRYNMG is encoded by the coding sequence ATGAAAAAAGATATCCACCCGACTTTGGTAACTTGTACAGTAACATGTGCATGTGGAAACACTTTTGAAACAAAAAGTGAAAAAGACAGCATGAGAATCGACATCTGTAATGAATGTCACCCTTTCTTCACAGGAAGTGAGAGAATGGTAGATACTGCAGGTCGTATCGACAAGTTCAAAAAACGTTACAATATGGGTTAA
- a CDS encoding 6-pyruvoyl trahydropterin synthase family protein, translating to MIIRKLFKFENTHIVRDCSTIRCRSSIHGHSYKIELLFESDFLDNAQMVYDFGLMKDNMKTLVDSFDHGITLWNQDSDEYIADMKKHSDRWVVLPVSPSCEQFSRVIFLMIDRVLELTRGINGERDVKLHSIIVHETDTGYAQCFREDAYSQKMGIIDLNDIIFSDAIKADWKDKDLFEKLKRGEQFVNPDSV from the coding sequence ATGATAATTCGTAAATTATTTAAATTTGAAAATACACATATTGTCAGAGATTGCTCAACTATTAGATGCAGAAGCTCAATCCACGGACATTCATATAAAATTGAACTTTTATTTGAATCAGACTTTTTAGATAATGCCCAGATGGTGTATGACTTTGGTTTAATGAAAGACAATATGAAAACTTTGGTTGATTCGTTTGACCATGGGATAACTCTTTGGAATCAAGATTCAGATGAGTATATAGCAGATATGAAAAAACACTCAGACAGATGGGTGGTTTTACCTGTATCACCATCATGTGAGCAGTTTAGCCGTGTTATATTTTTAATGATAGACAGAGTTTTAGAGTTAACACGCGGTATAAACGGTGAAAGAGATGTTAAACTGCACAGTATTATAGTTCATGAAACAGATACAGGTTATGCACAATGTTTTCGTGAAGATGCATATTCGCAAAAGATGGGAATCATTGATTTAAACGATATAATATTCTCTGATGCAATCAAAGCGGATTGGAAAGATAAAGACTTATTTGAGAAACTAAAGCGCGGTGAGCAGTTTGTAAATCCAGATAGTGTCTAA
- a CDS encoding homoserine dehydrogenase translates to MLKVGIIGVGTVGASVANILKDNADIISARAGVEIVAKSGVVKTLGRDRGVDIALTDNPDDILNDPEIDIVVELMGGIEEPYEVVKKALKNGKAVVTANKALLAYHRYELQDLAKDKAFEYEAAVAGGIPIINALRDGLSANHIESIMGILNGTCNYMMTKMANEGVAYDAILKESQDLGYAEADPTFDVGGFDAAHKLLILASIAYGIDAKPEDILIEGIENVSSEDVAFAKEFGYAIKLLGIAKKDSNEVELRVHAAMISQDEMIAKIDGVMNGISVVGDKVGETLYYGPGAGGDATASAVIANIIDIARAGKSAPMLGFDKPIEGKFTLKPSGEIESKYYLRINVNDKTGVLAKITKIFENNNISVKTMLQKSTSETSANLLISTHVALESDIQKMIDELEDLEFVNTKPVMIRIV, encoded by the coding sequence ATGCTAAAAGTCGGGATAATCGGTGTCGGTACAGTCGGTGCAAGTGTTGCAAATATTTTAAAAGATAATGCAGACATTATAAGTGCTCGTGCCGGTGTAGAGATAGTAGCCAAAAGCGGAGTTGTAAAAACTCTTGGGCGTGACAGGGGTGTAGATATTGCACTTACCGATAATCCCGATGATATTCTAAATGACCCTGAAATTGATATAGTAGTTGAACTTATGGGTGGTATAGAAGAGCCTTATGAAGTAGTAAAAAAAGCATTGAAAAACGGAAAAGCAGTCGTTACTGCTAATAAAGCACTTTTAGCTTACCATAGATATGAACTACAAGACTTGGCAAAAGATAAAGCATTTGAATATGAGGCAGCGGTTGCAGGCGGAATACCTATAATCAATGCACTTCGTGATGGACTCTCAGCTAATCATATCGAATCTATTATGGGTATTTTAAACGGTACTTGTAACTATATGATGACTAAGATGGCAAATGAGGGAGTTGCATATGATGCAATTCTAAAAGAGAGCCAAGACCTTGGTTATGCCGAAGCTGATCCTACATTTGACGTGGGTGGATTTGATGCTGCGCATAAGCTTCTTATACTTGCATCTATTGCATACGGTATAGATGCAAAACCTGAAGATATTTTAATTGAAGGTATTGAAAACGTATCAAGCGAAGACGTAGCGTTTGCAAAAGAGTTCGGATATGCTATAAAACTTCTCGGAATTGCCAAAAAAGACTCTAACGAAGTTGAGCTGCGTGTACATGCCGCTATGATATCTCAAGATGAAATGATTGCTAAAATCGACGGTGTAATGAACGGTATAAGTGTAGTCGGCGATAAAGTGGGTGAAACTCTATACTACGGTCCGGGTGCCGGTGGAGATGCAACGGCAAGTGCCGTAATAGCAAATATTATAGATATAGCACGTGCCGGAAAATCTGCACCGATGCTTGGGTTTGATAAACCGATAGAGGGAAAATTCACTTTAAAACCATCAGGTGAAATAGAATCCAAATACTACCTTCGTATAAACGTAAACGATAAAACAGGCGTATTGGCAAAGATTACAAAAATCTTTGAAAACAACAATATTTCGGTTAAAACAATGCTTCAAAAATCAACATCCGAGACAAGTGCTAATCTATTGATTTCAACTCATGTAGCACTTGAGAGTGATATACAAAAGATGATTGACGAGTTAGAAGACTTAGAGTTTGTAAATACAAAACCCGTAATGATTAGGATAGTCTAA